GTGCTGATTCAATTACCATAGTACTATTAGGACAGTGTCAAAAAAGTATAAAGTGAATGGTTGTTCGAGAATTGTTTATCTCAGGTTCAGTtgagtatgtatatatatatcataagcagtgaatttacaagaaaaaagttAGAGAACGCATTCAACATTTATGCGGCATAACCTGTAATACTATTGCCTGTTAAAATGTGTCCTTGCTGATGAACACATGCTTACAGCTGTTTCCATGTTGAAATGTTTAATATCTTTTATGGCACTATTCATGAGCGTGACCAGTGTTTGATAAATGAAAAAGGTAGTTTATACAATACATACCTGAAGTtgacaaacaaaaaattcaaacGCCTCAAACTTGACGCACACACATTCTGGTAGTCATAAATCTTATCATCtttcaatatttaaataattcacaGAAGAAGTCTCTCACAAAAATAAGTTTTcatcacacacacgcacgcacaaatAAACTCACTCATTAGAATAAGTAAGTCTTATATCAAACGATTTTTTTCACTCCTCGTGTCTTTTACATGACAACACATGGTTTTGCCAGCAGACTCTGTGGCAACCGCGCAGACAAACTGAACATTCCTTCCTTGATCTTCGTCTTGCCATCCTACGGTTTGAGCAGACCGCGCAGTCTTTTTCGCGTCCACCTAGTTCAATGAAAAAGTGCAGACGTAAGAGTATTGAAATGTAATTGGAATATcaattaagatatattttgagtggaacatttcattattttagatGTATAAATACTTGATCTTTGACATCCTATGTGTGATTTTCATTCATAATCATGTTGGTATAAACAAAAACTCTTGCATACATTTACTGCGGTGACACTTGTTCAATTAACAAGTTAGTAAAGGGTGTTCCGGAAAACACATCCGTAAAGTAATAAATCTGACATCTTTTCTGCTTACTAGTCAGGTTACTTTTTTCTGCCTCAGTTTTATTTTAGTACTTGCGCAGAATTTGCTACaacaaaatcaagacataaagtCCGATGAAATAAATCATAtacataaaataactttttttggcTAGAATTTTCACTACAATCAACTAACGGGTAATATGTTCAGTGCCCTACCTGCAACTAGTCTCAGTTCTTGGTGACGGTGTCTTTCCCGCCGCACTACCACTGGAGGTTGGTTTCTCTCTCTAAGATGTTCTTCTGAAAGACCACTGACTACTGCTTGCATGTATCTCAAACGAGACATGGGATTCTCTTGTGTGTTTTGTGAGTAAAGCACATAAGAATTAAGGGCCATTCTCTGTATAAtgttaaatgccatttttttccatACCTTTATTGTCTTTCTCTGTCCATTATAAAAACTAAGCAGCATATCTGCACCGTCCACACCGCCCATATAATGGTTATACGTATGAACAATGGCAGGGCAACGGTCGTGTATATCACGTGCAGCAATAGCTGTTGATAACAACCTCACAGGTTTAGCTCGTGCCCGGTTTGCTGGTCTGTATGCTGTTATGAGAATCTCACCCTGACGCATATAAATGGTTTCACCTGAATCTAGACGGGCATTTTTTATAGTTATGGGCATTGGTCGATTGGCACGTAATGTGCCCGTGACATAAGTACCGACCTGCAACAACCTCTTTGCAAGGTCAATGCTACAAAAGAAACCATCAACCACAACATGATATCCTTTATTTAGCAAATTACAATTTGACAGTAGATCCAACACGACTCGGGTACCTTGTAGACCGACAATAGCTGGTTCGAACCACTTTCCGAGGTAACAAGTCATCTTTTGGACATATCCGTTAAGGCTATCTGCAAGTACCCAGAACTTTACACCAAACTTTGCTCGCTTTGTAGGAATATACTGCAACATTGACGTTTTCCCTCTCGTTGCTACCAAGGTTTCATCTTTACTCAGATTTCTGGAAGGAGTGTAATAATGCTGGAACATTCTGTTTGCAAAGTCTAAAAGGGGCTTGAACTTCAGGTCCGGCCTAGAATCACATGAAAAGTTCGCATTTATACTGATGATTCTCgtcttcaaaatcaaattaaacattttatcttttatgtagATTGAAATAAGAACATGTTAACGTCGTGAACAGTATGAATGTCTTCATAGtgcttttccatgaaaattgatAATATACTTTTATCAATGAAATGTAGCTCATTACACTCGTACTACGAGTTTCTTAGTTTATTTATTCATCTCCTTGTTGTTTATCAgttagtgtaaaataaaaagaaaacatgttattttcGCTATTAgctaattttaaaaacatagaaattgcGTCAGCCCGCTATTCAATGTGACGTCAACAAGCCCACAACCCAGAGTTACCAAAGTAGGCTAGAAAGACAATGATATTTTGTCATGACACAGTTTTCGTagaaaacatatgagccgcgccatgagaaaaccaacatagtgggtttgcaaccagcgtggatccagaccagctgtcacaaattgacatacgggccttaatttatctgtagtgtaaatgcaggtattgcatcatctttttgtaaatttgtgagttattgaggtaaatgtcagatttcgcgcataaaatacctctcatatttttctgtatttcataacttaaatttccatgtaaatttcattaaattctgttcagtaataagaaagttgatattttataaacttcagtaattcgtgtttttatccccaaaaccactataatgggcctcaaattgtcaatttcaatccgcgccaatgtagttagatttcccggctatatcgtgaatcccgtgaaaatgacaatagtcatagcatACGGATTATCCGTGactcccatgaaatttagtatttggcgggacattaccctttaaatagactgtactagatatgccttgcgcacaccaccttccgacattatagacgaatctatgtctgaattatttcatgctagaaatttatgctcgatcgagcttcttccgccagacgattttacctggtgatgtcataacccggaagtacaatgcccgaggttcacttgtcttcactcgcctggatgtgattttcccagcgcagagctttcgtcccatggttgtgccgtaaaccgcaaagacgatgatttttgttatcctctgaagtcagctcaggggtgcaatcacctaccaccatagggagccaatacggaatcaacgtattcaccgtttaaagggactttatttcaagatacgttttgatattgtttgtgctacgttcgcaattaaattaaggtagtagatgtgtaatagagtacctcctttttgaagagtattcaattcctaccataaacccacatttactgcaattctcaggggggcgtaggttcaagccctactgggaccaaattttttttccccttattttcgattttttctagtaagtttttacttctttcaagacttatgatagatttattgtacaaaaatgaaaaaaaaaacatttgctaagcgatttcttgctgttcaaagtgaatttactacttaaacagaaggggtagagttacacatctgtaaaaatattgagttacatgtggtaaaagttctctattttgcttccattctttagattacatattgtggaagaaatttaggtaggatttacatctgtcccaaggtaatttttgaatgaagtaagcaaaattcaaaacagaaacaaggattcgatcttattttttcaacgttgaaataagaattctgtatcattaaatccgtttacttgaggaacactatataaaatgatatccacatttttattttgtgtttaataattgtttaactatagtttgatgattcttttattaaaattaatggtaaaatgagttctctgcaaacattttatatagcgtccatcactttgaaatttttctctacttgagctagaggagataccacaagttatacaaaatttagaaaaaacggcatggtaaaagttgtttaaaatttgcaatgcagtgcaaaacacggtcatctttaagaatataccatgcaaatgcaattttgtaaacattgctattacacctctactaccttaaagaactgtgacacgtcacGTTAGAATGGAACTGTTagatcttttgtatccggagatactgaactttgatttttttttctttcttataatcagtttttttgtgttttttttttcatatcatctatgcattgttaataatcatcttatgtaaataaatttgtaaatattgtaaaggttgttgatttgttttgatggttactgtcgccggtacggcctttcctgtcacaccagcctgcgtggatccagaccagttcgctaacagtttctctaattactataggctttgaaagcgaacagcatggatcctgaccagactgcgcggatgcgcaggctggtctggatccatggtggtcgcaaacccactattttggttttctcatggcgcggctcttataTGGTTTTGACAGACTGTAAAGTTGCAATGATAAGGAACACTCGTGAAGATAGTACACATTATGTAGTAAAGCTTACTTGTACAACTGGCTTTGGCGTCCTGGTATTTTTAGATTATCCACTACGTGAAAAAACTTCAGTATAAGCTGGAAACGATTCCTGGAAAACACCTGTCTGAACCACGGTGTGGCCTGGGTCTTGTCTCTCCTATTCCAATATTCTGGTATTGTAGGTTTTCGTACGATTCCCATGTTAAGTATTACAGCAATGAAGGCCTTCATTTCCGAAAAAGTCACCGGTCGCCAGCTATGAGCTCGGGAAAATCGTCTTAGTATCGTGTTACGCACATACCGTCGTGCATACCTAatggattgaaaaaaaaaccgaATAGCTCTAAAAGATCCGTAAAGTTTATAAACATCAAACTCTAAATTCTTTTCAAAACGTAGCAATTATTTCCGAGACCTTAGCTAACTCAGTGTTAATAAAACACATATGTAAGTAATTAAACAGTAACATCTTACACTCACCTGTTAGTTTGTCTCACTATTTCTCTGATTAAGTTGAGGTAAAAAGAAGGAGAAAATAGACTACTGGATCCGAGTCTCTAGGCGGCATATTCTTTACTccaacattttcttgaaaattcaaGTTTCTCTCAGGTTCTGGTGGCAGTACTCGAAACCAAGGccttgccattttgtttttaagcgTCTGTCTGCACGCTATCTGACGTCATTTATTATTGACGTCAAATGTGACGTCTATGACGAATTACTGAAGGTACGTCTTTATACTGGTAATAGGATGTGTAGTAAATTCAATCAACAgaaatttagaaagaaatttaAGCTGTTTTAAgcacatatatgagccgcgccatgagaaaaccgtcATAGTGGCTtaacgaccagcatggatccagaccagcctgcgcattcgcacagtctggtcaggatccatgcagttcactaacggtttctcttattgctataggctttaaaagcgaacaacatggatcctgaccagacttcgcgagCTCACATTTGTATACTTAaatggctataggaacaataggtaactgtacttttctttgatgtcattcattccgtaaggcttttatgtggctatttttcttttacgtggctaaaagaacaatagagagaacaatagagtggccacataaatacccatatacCCGTACGtccggatgcgcatgctggtcggtatccatgctggttgcaaatgcacaagttggttttctcatggcgcggctcatataaatcaATATTGTAAATAACAGTGTTACTATTGCAGCTTGTAATATACCCTGTACTTTGATATACATGTGTAAAAGCAATAAAGGTTTCAGGCTGTTTATCTCCATATAAGGTTTATCATCTAAAGTTATCTCCAgttataatttaaaaagtatGTCTTATATATGTGTTTGCACAAGTGCATTTTTGTGGCgtaatttttttcttgcatgtgTCTGCGCGAACGCATACGCgtgcttgttttttatttgttgatttttaagattttatttttatgcttGATATTAATCACAATTACGATGTCGTTAGTCCTACAGATATTCAGACTGTTTTCATAAACTTTGGTTTACTATCTAACAAATGAAAACTTGCTTCAGTTACTAACTTAAGTCTATTCACCGAAGTACTGTTTATTTGacaacagttttaaaaacagGCAAGGGGTGGAGCAGATAGGTAGGGATTAAAATATTCGTACGCATACGTTTCCGTCATATAATAAGTGtctttttaaatttgcttttctATAATTTTGGCGACTCGGTATACaataatattacaataatatatactttTCGGACAGAACTCAACATAACATACCAGCATGTAATTTTATTTACGCGTACACACCTTTGATGGTCTATATTTTGACACATACATTCATTGAATTAATTACGCACCTGTATTCGTACAAGTTTGAGCTTTAAGCGTCTCTATTTAGAATATTTATCACATGTGCTTTTGTATAACATTCCATTTTATTTCTCTGTAAATTCAAAGATTAGTTGCCTGGTGTAACTGATTccataaaatatgatattttttcaaatatctagCTTCTATGACATTTagatatgtaaaaagtaaaactacTCTCTAGAACAAaattaatatctaaaatatcttCACAGCCAACTGTTCACAGCagataaaattttcttaaaacattattTCGCTATTTCCAAATGAAACAAACGTTTTTCCCCCTCAGAATCGCATTCCTTCGAGTTTTCTATAAACGTCAAACGTAAGAACACAGAATGTTTCTGGCGGGATACAATATAACATGAACGTCTTTTGCGTGACGTCATTACTAATGTTACGTCATGAAAAGTCTGTTACGTTGTTATGTTTGCATGTCCATAGAAACAACTGTATACCTTTCTGCACGAAAACGATTTATTCCCATATTAAAGGAATGCCAGGACTATTCAATTCAAATCGGCccaaatcggcccttggcactcAACGTAGTAAACAACATCGGCCCAAAATCGGCCCTCGGCACAGAAGTggttaataagcttcttcagttgacaataacttacacaatgatacgtgaaatacggaaatgacgtcgACGCGCCAAATTGACGTCGACGTTTAGACGCCACAAATGGCTGATAAAAGTACATCATGAAATAATACGTCTATGTGTGTTAAATACTATACATTATTAtactatttttcaatgtaaatagtTGCAGAcgttataatttagataatacacataaactcatcattaattaactggaTCAAATGATACATGAATTTCCACAGAGACTCGGCCAGTAAATAATATTCAAAGAAGTGGaaataacaaattaattattgaagattcaaatacaaaagtTTCAAAGGCTTAAAAATCATACTGCCATGATAAAGGCAAACTTTGTTATATATATCAAGGaataacattaaattattaacaaaataattgaacatttttttttttttaaaaagtgtacaTAAAGTAgtaagtaatctaattgtttataatattatgcgCTAATTTATGTAGCCAATATAATATATGTCCGAATTAATCAAATTAAGTTCCAATCAAAATTTgcagacggtatttatcaaaattttatatatgataaagggaggtaataattaagatgcatttttatttttttgtaaaacgtcggcataaaattatttatatttacaataaattgagaATTTAAATTCTACAGCTACGGAGAGTTAAGTTAAATCTACAAGAAACAAAGATAAAGCAAACTGAccaaaatatcagattttaaaTGTAGACGAAAACGGACCTTagatttaaataaagttttatgaCAAACTATTCATTTGAAATATCAGCATGGTGCTATGAAATTCTTGTTTAAGTACGATTGTTTtataacattaaattaaaaataaatacgtCAAACGTTTAATCCAGATTGGCATGTGTATAATGCATATCATTATATGGCATTTTAACCACTTGATCGAGTTATTATATCAAAACTTCCCTTTCAGGCTGaaatatgtgtaaatatataatagaatcaaacattttattacttcaaCAAGCGAAGCGAAACATGATAAGACTTCCTGATGTAGATCTATACAGATATTATTTTATTGTGAAGGTTCACCGCAATACTAATTTTGTTTGACGTACACTATAGTTACGTATACGTGTAACATCAAGCTCCCATAAGCGATTATCTGCCCTAGCGCTTTAATAATCACTGCCATCACAAATACCACGTGACAATGATAATCACATGCcctaatattaatttctttttttttcattaagtcaCCCACATTAGCTTTAAAACTCTTAAAACACTCGAAACAATGTaacataaagtaataaaataacgATTTATAAAATCTTGATAAATACTTGTAATGTCAAAGGTCTCTGTACTATAATGGGAGACCACTATCAAGGAGATTGGCccaacaatatttaataaatcatACAATCTTCATACACTGAGCAATCTTTGAACATTTAAgagaatatatacttttttaaatttaatactgtAGAAAAGACAAAATAACCATTTTGACAGAGAAACCTTAGTAATAATTATGTTGTACACGAACCATAAATCTTGTCCTTAAAGAACACAAATTCTTTCCCTAGAAGTTCTTGGCTACCATATACTAAGCAACGTTTATTGCATCATTTTTGCACACATTCAGTTCAGAATGTCCTTCTAAAAAGAATGAATCAGCCCTTAATATAACTGCTTTATTTAATAATTGCAAGAAATCGTCGAAAGAATTAATTGTCAGTATTGTCCGTCATTCATTATAATTGTCAGTAGTACCATAATGGACATAATAAGGCATAGATAAAGCACATTACTACATGTTTTcggtgaattattgaaatattagagtgaaatattaGAGAGAAATATTAGAGTTAAATATacctggtattttcacagtgaaaaatatcaaatattttttgctcTATAAATTAGTAAATGTAaccaaaacatgaaataaaaataaagatttttttttttacatgcaaGATCAAAATCTTTCactcttacattttcactcgtggctttGCTGCTCGTGATAATATTTGTATCTGGTGTTTTttcgtgaaaaatatttcaattttacaataaaaaaaaaacagcaaatttactCTATTTCCTATGGATCAGGAAATGTCTGCCCTTATCGGAAGATGTATCTTAAATATGATCACACGTTCTAGTTTTTGGTAATTGAAGATTCGTCgattttaacaagaatttaaatttttcaatgatAATAGTATTTTAGTAATGGAACTGTAGCCACTTGCCATTACCTTACTTTTTTTTACCCATGAAAATTTCAGGCTGAATTTCCGTAAAGGCGTTGTTTCAAATGTTTACCCCGCTTAGGGCCTTGATTGCGGACGTAGAGAATACTATTATATCATAACTCTAGTTTAAACTACACGCGACcgacaaaatattctttttcggTATATATTCCGATATAATGAACACGGTATGAATAATACCATTTTATTTACGCATTTAATTGAAGGTCTAGTTTGGATATACAATTTTTGAATGTcagaaacaaaatgtgtttaaaatttttgtgagaagaaattgtaaaaaaatgtaacacAACAAATAAAACTGTACAGAAAGGCATAATTATAAAAAAGGACTTTTATTCAACCTAATAAAGAAGAATTAGTTATCACATACGGGTATGTTATAATTTAGATTTGAAAAGACGAAGCTGGTATATGAACTATTGTCTTAAGATTTATCGTAGAAAATAgacctttttcatttattttttttttcatttctataaaACAATATTCCGCACTCTTTTAAGAAATAGGAATGATTTTGAACTTTGTTTTAgagtttgaatattttgaaaactttacattCACTCTTATCTACTTTACTCATTAAACTAAAttatacaaatgagccgcgccatgggaaaaccaacatagtgcgtttgctaccagcatggatccagaccagcctgcgcaggatccatgctggtcgctttcaaaccctattgcaattagagaaaccgtgagcgaacagcatggttcgtgaccagactgcacggatgcgcaggcttgtcttaatccatgctggtcgcaaacaaacaatgttggttttcacatggcgcggctcaaaggtcaaaatatcCGTAGTTTTCAtctattgtactatttaattgacctgtcaaaacatgtttcagtCTTTTATGTTAATCTTACATaggcgtgaacagaatataatgaaatccgggaacatgttttgacaggtcagatacattgtaaataattatgGGATAGGCAAGAGTATGTCAATAAAGTGTTTGTAAGGGCGTAGGATAGGGAATGGAGACAAGAGCTTCCAAAACATACTTCAAACACACCTGATGTAttctataactgaaat
This Mercenaria mercenaria strain notata chromosome 17, MADL_Memer_1, whole genome shotgun sequence DNA region includes the following protein-coding sequences:
- the LOC123559104 gene encoding uncharacterized protein LOC123559104, whose translation is MPITIKNARLDSGETIYMRQGEILITAYRPANRARAKPVRLLSTAIAARDIHDRCPAIVHTYNHYMGGVDGADMLLSFYNGQRKTIKVWKKMAFNIIQRMALNSYVLYSQNTQENPMSRLRYMQAVVSGLSEEHLRERNQPPVVVRRERHRHQELRLVAGGREKDCAVCSNRRMARRRSRKECSVCLRGCHRVCWQNHVLSCKRHEE